A single Gemmatimonadota bacterium DNA region contains:
- a CDS encoding ABC transporter permease encodes MFRYIVYRIVGLVGVLFLVTVITFSLMHAVPGGPFDEEKMPLSAEAKANILRKYGLDRPLYEQYGRYMWNALQFDFGIPFQSPGETVTDLIARTWPISMQLGGMGLAVAFSFGILLGILSAIRQNTWVDYGTTVIATLGITVPSFAISILFIVLFATIWRVLPTGGWGGPETWIMPVIVYALGPMAIVARYTRSSILENLRMDYVRTARAKGLKERSVLFIHVLKNSLIPLLTIMGPMLPGVMTGSLFVEGIFRIPGLGQFFVTSIFERDYPMIMALTLLVAVLIGIVYLITDILYALVDPRVRYVRGSK; translated from the coding sequence ATGTTCCGATACATCGTATACCGCATCGTAGGCCTGGTCGGCGTGCTGTTCCTGGTCACGGTCATCACCTTCAGCCTGATGCACGCGGTACCGGGCGGCCCCTTCGACGAAGAGAAGATGCCCCTGTCGGCCGAGGCCAAGGCGAATATCCTGCGCAAGTACGGACTGGACCGCCCCCTCTACGAGCAGTACGGGCGGTATATGTGGAACGCGCTGCAATTCGATTTCGGCATCCCCTTCCAGAGTCCCGGCGAGACGGTGACGGACCTGATCGCGCGGACCTGGCCCATCAGCATGCAACTGGGCGGCATGGGCCTGGCTGTGGCCTTTTCCTTCGGCATCCTCCTGGGCATCCTGTCCGCCATACGCCAGAACACCTGGGTGGACTACGGGACCACGGTCATCGCCACCCTGGGGATCACTGTGCCCAGTTTTGCCATATCCATACTGTTCATCGTCCTCTTCGCGACCATCTGGAGGGTCCTGCCCACGGGCGGATGGGGCGGGCCGGAGACCTGGATCATGCCGGTGATCGTATACGCGCTGGGTCCCATGGCCATCGTCGCACGGTACACCCGTTCGAGCATCCTCGAGAACCTCCGCATGGACTACGTGCGCACGGCGCGGGCAAAGGGACTGAAGGAGCGCAGCGTCCTGTTCATCCACGTGCTGAAGAACTCCCTGATCCCGCTGCTCACCATCATGGGACCCATGCTGCCCGGAGTGATGACCGGATCGCTCTTCGTCGAAGGCATCTTCCGCATCCCGGGCCTGGGGCAGTTCTTCGTCACGAGCATCTTCGAGCGGGACTACCCCATGATCATGGCCCTGACCCTGCTGGTCGCGGTGCTGATCGGAATCGTCTACCTGATTACGGACATCCTGTACGCGCTCGTGGATCCCCGGGTCAGATACGTTCGCGGGAGCAAGTAA